A single window of Psychromonas ingrahamii 37 DNA harbors:
- the apbC gene encoding iron-sulfur cluster carrier protein ApbC — translation MFFKKKSLSDKVTACLQENDPTKVVAKLMANKAILIDENSATIKIVMPFYAPVWLHNLQLDCTAKLEKLFGKPVSWKVNHQVAVLQNDTTKSALPNIKNIIVVASGKGGVGKSTVSVNLALALAENGAQVGILDADIYGPSIPTMLGVKGAEPVSVDGKLMSPIEAHGIVCNSIGFLVAEEDAMIWRGPMASKALSQVLNETDWQGLDYLVVDMPPGTGDIQLTMAQNVPVTAAVVVTTPQDVALVDAKKGISMFNKVDVNVAGIIENMSLYSCSQCGYEEAIFGTGGGKKLAEQFNLPFLASLPLHIKYREDTDQGIPTVVKDDSEVLSAPFLSLAETLTINLYRDLTIALPEITITNLG, via the coding sequence GTGTTTTTTAAGAAAAAAAGTTTGTCAGATAAAGTTACCGCCTGTTTGCAGGAAAATGATCCCACTAAGGTGGTCGCTAAATTAATGGCCAATAAGGCAATCTTAATCGATGAAAATAGCGCTACTATAAAAATTGTAATGCCTTTTTATGCCCCTGTTTGGCTGCACAATCTGCAACTTGATTGTACCGCTAAACTGGAAAAGTTGTTTGGCAAACCGGTTAGCTGGAAGGTTAATCATCAGGTGGCTGTATTACAAAATGACACCACTAAATCTGCTTTGCCAAACATCAAAAATATTATCGTGGTTGCATCGGGTAAAGGGGGCGTCGGTAAATCGACGGTAAGTGTTAATTTAGCCCTTGCTTTAGCCGAAAATGGTGCTCAAGTGGGTATTTTAGATGCCGATATTTATGGGCCTTCTATTCCGACTATGTTAGGTGTTAAAGGTGCAGAGCCTGTAAGTGTTGATGGTAAATTAATGTCACCAATTGAGGCGCACGGTATTGTTTGTAATAGCATCGGTTTTTTAGTGGCCGAAGAGGATGCCATGATCTGGCGTGGCCCGATGGCCAGTAAAGCTTTGTCGCAAGTGCTCAATGAAACGGATTGGCAAGGACTTGATTATTTAGTGGTCGATATGCCCCCCGGCACTGGCGATATTCAGTTGACTATGGCGCAAAATGTGCCTGTGACAGCGGCTGTGGTGGTGACAACACCGCAGGATGTGGCATTAGTTGATGCAAAAAAAGGCATCTCGATGTTTAATAAAGTCGACGTTAATGTCGCTGGTATTATTGAAAACATGAGTCTTTATTCATGCAGTCAATGCGGTTATGAAGAAGCTATTTTTGGTACGGGTGGTGGTAAAAAACTGGCTGAGCAATTCAATTTACCTTTTTTAGCGTCATTACCCTTACATATAAAATACCGGGAAGACACAGACCAGGGGATACCAACGGTTGTTAAAGACGATAGTGAGGTGTTAAGTGCGCCATTTTTATCCTTAGCTGAAACCTTAACAATTAATCTTTATCGCGATTTAACCATCGCTTTACCGGAAATCACGATCACTAATTTAGGTTAA